The proteins below are encoded in one region of Sphingobacterium sp. R2:
- a CDS encoding FAD-dependent oxidoreductase, with translation MNWFKSFFSILLISVTLSSQGQAVASYDVLIVGGGASGVSAALQAARLGSKVLMVEETSWLGGMLTAAGVSAIDGNHRMPSGIWGEFRAELYAYYGGPKAVETGWVSNTLFEPSVGNRLLKKMVGAEKNIAVWYKSTLLDLKKQPKGWTVAIEQEGKKKTVNASILVDATELGDLLPRAGVAYSIGMDSRYDTKEEFAPEKANSIIQDLTYVAILKDYGADPKRLLKKPQGYDPKEFEHACDVKDPASHSNTPIINCDQMITYGKLPNGKYMINWPKDGNDIYLNIIEMSPKARAVELQKAKDHTLRFVYHLQSQLGFKNLGLADDEYDTADKLPFIAYHRESRRAKGLVQLTLPYVQSPYQQELPLYRTGGIVGDYTIDHHHLKNPDAPKIDFVKIRVPSYNVPLGSLIPEKIADFIVAEKSISVSNIVAGATRLQPVVLGIGQAAGVLAALSAKQGVTPKDLSLREVQQVLLDHHAYLMPFIDVDPKDSRFQAIQRVGATGILKGKGVPYKWANQTWFYPEHRISEVDLIVGMRSYYPSADKVAGSGADVTAEFFAALLLQVDPTLNKDKIWSVIAAKENQVLTRAQVAVVLDHILKPFERPVDFTGQFIATKN, from the coding sequence ATGAATTGGTTTAAATCTTTTTTTTCTATTTTATTGATTTCTGTCACACTCTCCTCGCAGGGGCAGGCTGTTGCTTCATACGATGTCTTGATTGTGGGAGGGGGAGCAAGTGGTGTTTCTGCGGCTTTGCAAGCTGCCCGTTTGGGAAGTAAGGTCCTTATGGTGGAAGAGACAAGCTGGTTGGGTGGTATGCTCACTGCCGCTGGGGTCTCCGCTATTGATGGTAACCATCGTATGCCTTCGGGAATATGGGGCGAATTTAGGGCAGAACTTTATGCTTATTATGGTGGTCCAAAGGCAGTGGAAACAGGCTGGGTAAGCAATACGCTATTTGAGCCTTCGGTCGGTAATCGCTTGTTAAAAAAGATGGTTGGAGCCGAAAAAAATATTGCCGTTTGGTATAAAAGTACCCTCTTAGACCTGAAAAAACAGCCTAAAGGCTGGACCGTTGCCATTGAACAGGAAGGGAAAAAGAAAACCGTAAACGCTTCTATTCTAGTCGATGCGACGGAATTGGGGGATCTCTTGCCGCGTGCGGGTGTTGCTTACAGCATCGGTATGGATAGCCGCTACGATACGAAAGAAGAATTTGCTCCCGAAAAGGCCAATTCAATAATTCAAGACCTTACTTATGTCGCTATCCTGAAAGACTATGGTGCCGATCCAAAGAGATTGCTAAAGAAACCTCAAGGTTATGATCCTAAAGAGTTTGAACATGCCTGTGATGTTAAAGATCCTGCTTCACACAGCAATACGCCTATCATCAATTGTGATCAAATGATTACCTATGGCAAATTGCCAAATGGAAAATACATGATAAACTGGCCTAAAGACGGAAATGATATCTACCTGAATATTATCGAGATGTCGCCAAAGGCGAGGGCGGTGGAATTGCAAAAGGCGAAAGATCATACCTTACGATTTGTATATCATCTTCAAAGTCAGCTGGGTTTTAAAAACTTGGGGCTTGCCGATGATGAATATGATACGGCCGATAAACTTCCCTTTATTGCTTATCATCGCGAGTCTAGACGTGCTAAAGGCTTGGTGCAGCTTACATTGCCTTATGTGCAGAGTCCTTATCAGCAGGAGCTGCCTTTGTACCGCACAGGTGGGATAGTAGGCGATTATACCATCGATCATCATCACCTGAAGAACCCGGATGCACCCAAAATTGATTTTGTTAAGATTCGGGTACCATCCTACAATGTACCCCTTGGAAGTTTGATTCCTGAGAAAATAGCGGATTTTATTGTTGCTGAAAAAAGCATCAGTGTGAGCAATATTGTGGCTGGGGCCACCCGCCTTCAGCCAGTTGTATTGGGTATTGGTCAAGCTGCTGGAGTGCTGGCGGCGCTGTCTGCAAAACAAGGTGTTACGCCCAAAGATCTTTCATTAAGGGAGGTCCAGCAAGTACTTTTGGACCATCATGCCTATCTCATGCCCTTTATCGATGTTGATCCAAAAGATAGTCGTTTTCAGGCAATCCAACGTGTTGGAGCAACCGGGATTCTTAAAGGAAAAGGGGTGCCCTACAAATGGGCCAATCAGACTTGGTTCTATCCCGAACACCGCATAAGCGAAGTAGACCTGATCGTCGGTATGCGTAGTTATTATCCATCGGCCGATAAAGTCGCTGGCTCGGGTGCCGATGTCACAGCAGAATTTTTTGCGGCTCTATTGCTCCAGGTCGACCCCACTTTGAATAAAGATAAAATCTGGTCCGTCATTGCAGCAAAAGAAAATCAAGTGTTAACACGGGCTCAAGTGGCGGTTGTGTTGGATCATATCCTAAAGCCGTTTGAACGGCCGGTGGATTTTACCGGCCAATTTATAGCAACAAAAAATTGA
- a CDS encoding family 43 glycosylhydrolase, with translation MKKNKISILVILFFIHAACGVFAQTYRGGPAEKDFAGYLFAYFKGNAVADEAVCFAISTDGYTYRALNDNQPILDSKLISKTGGVRDPHILRCHDGKTFYMVLTDMTSSKGWDSNRGMVLLKSQDLVHWSHQIIDIQQRFKGQEALKRVWAPQTIFDPSVGKYMVYWSMQYGNDPDIIYYAYANKEFTDFESDPKVLFLPKNGKSCIDGDIIEKNGLFYLFYKTEGHGNGIKLAITDSLTSGRWIEQPGYKQQTNDAVEGSSVFKINQSDKYILMYDVYGKGKYQFCISDDLDRFKVIDHEIDMDFHPRHGTIIPVSRQELLDLTSKWGKPKDIQFTFRKNPVLDGFYADPDVLYSNKTKKYYIYPTSDGFDGWGGYYFKTFSSPDLSKWKDEGVILDLKKDVAWGPRNAWAPTITEKKVKNDYKYYYYFTAAQKIGVAVADLPTGPFKDSGRPLIDFKPEGVKGGQEIDPAAFNDPKSGKSYLYWGNGYLAVAELNKDMVSIKKNTLKVITPDKTFREGAYVVYRKGRYYFFWSEDDTRSENYRVRYGTASSPDGPITVPENNLVLQKDPAKGIYGTGHNSILQIPGKDEWYIVYHRFNYPKGIDMGDAAGFNREVCMDRLYFDDEGHVIPVVPTL, from the coding sequence ATGAAAAAAAACAAAATTTCAATCTTAGTTATCTTATTTTTTATACATGCTGCATGCGGTGTTTTTGCACAGACTTATCGGGGCGGCCCAGCAGAAAAAGATTTTGCGGGTTACCTCTTCGCTTATTTTAAAGGGAACGCTGTAGCTGATGAGGCTGTGTGTTTTGCCATTAGCACTGATGGCTATACGTATCGAGCTCTAAACGATAATCAACCCATCTTAGATTCAAAGCTTATTAGCAAAACTGGTGGTGTACGAGACCCACATATTCTTCGTTGCCACGATGGAAAAACATTTTATATGGTACTGACTGACATGACTTCCTCCAAAGGCTGGGATTCCAACCGCGGAATGGTCTTGTTAAAGTCCCAAGACCTCGTGCATTGGTCGCATCAAATAATCGATATTCAGCAGCGCTTTAAAGGCCAGGAAGCCTTGAAAAGGGTTTGGGCACCACAGACAATATTTGATCCTTCGGTAGGGAAATATATGGTGTATTGGTCTATGCAATATGGAAACGATCCCGATATCATTTATTACGCTTACGCAAATAAGGAATTTACCGATTTTGAGTCCGATCCAAAAGTACTTTTTCTGCCGAAAAACGGTAAATCTTGTATTGACGGCGATATTATTGAAAAGAATGGTCTCTTCTACCTCTTTTACAAAACCGAAGGACATGGCAATGGTATCAAACTGGCGATAACAGATTCACTTACGTCAGGAAGATGGATTGAACAGCCAGGATATAAACAGCAGACAAACGATGCTGTGGAAGGATCTAGTGTCTTTAAGATCAATCAGTCAGATAAATACATCCTGATGTATGATGTATATGGCAAAGGAAAATATCAATTTTGTATCTCTGATGATTTGGATCGTTTTAAAGTGATTGATCATGAAATTGATATGGATTTCCATCCAAGACATGGTACCATTATCCCTGTTTCCAGGCAAGAACTGCTTGATCTGACTAGCAAATGGGGGAAACCAAAAGACATTCAATTCACTTTTAGAAAGAATCCGGTTTTGGATGGTTTTTATGCCGATCCAGATGTACTTTATTCCAATAAAACCAAAAAATACTACATTTACCCGACAAGCGATGGTTTTGACGGTTGGGGCGGCTATTATTTTAAGACCTTTTCGTCCCCAGACCTCAGCAAGTGGAAAGACGAGGGGGTGATTTTGGACTTGAAAAAAGATGTTGCCTGGGGCCCTAGAAATGCCTGGGCGCCAACGATTACAGAAAAGAAAGTTAAGAACGACTATAAATACTATTATTATTTCACGGCGGCGCAAAAGATAGGCGTTGCGGTAGCAGATTTGCCGACAGGGCCTTTTAAGGATTCGGGAAGGCCATTGATAGATTTTAAACCTGAAGGTGTAAAAGGTGGTCAGGAGATAGATCCCGCAGCGTTTAACGATCCAAAATCTGGTAAAAGCTATTTATATTGGGGAAATGGCTATCTAGCGGTAGCTGAGCTCAACAAGGATATGGTTAGCATCAAGAAAAACACGCTAAAAGTCATAACTCCCGATAAGACGTTTCGCGAAGGTGCATATGTAGTCTACCGTAAAGGTCGCTATTATTTCTTTTGGTCAGAAGACGATACTCGGAGTGAAAATTATCGGGTACGTTATGGAACCGCCTCTTCCCCCGATGGGCCAATCACTGTTCCCGAAAATAATCTAGTCTTACAAAAAGATCCCGCAAAGGGGATATATGGAACTGGACATAATTCTATTCTGCAGATTCCAGGGAAAGATGAATGGTATATTGTTTACCATCGTTTTAATTATCCCAAGGGTATCGATATGGGTGACGCTGCAGGATTTAATCGCGAGGTGTGTATGGATCGGTTGTATTTTGACGATGAGGGCCATGTAATACCAGTAGTTCCCACACTTTAA
- a CDS encoding alpha/beta hydrolase: MRLIICLLCVVGTMLAKGQELYTLQSAHLFGVDSGYVYIPKMKPDNRALPVVYVLHSHGANYKSLSKFFDFQALSDQYGFVVVCPDGLRTSWFLDSPQKGGAQFGRFLTGELMPYIQGKYHTDRDNSFITGVSMGGHGALWLFFNYPSFFKSAGSSSGVVNLRHSAFKKTSLAQHLGQYSDQNPLFDRFSVIHNVHKIAGSEKTFIFDCGTEDYLYGANKSLRDSCDVLKIKATYIAQPGAHTSGYWAKTIPVHFAYFNRLIH, from the coding sequence ATGCGTTTAATCATATGCCTTTTATGTGTCGTTGGTACAATGTTGGCCAAAGGACAAGAGCTTTATACGTTACAGTCTGCTCATCTTTTTGGAGTAGATTCCGGCTACGTCTATATACCAAAGATGAAGCCGGACAACCGTGCCTTACCTGTTGTATATGTGCTGCACAGTCATGGGGCAAATTATAAAAGTCTTTCAAAATTTTTCGATTTTCAGGCATTGAGCGATCAATATGGCTTTGTGGTGGTATGCCCTGACGGTCTTCGGACGAGCTGGTTCTTAGACAGTCCACAAAAAGGCGGAGCACAATTTGGTCGGTTCCTGACAGGGGAATTAATGCCTTACATACAGGGCAAATATCATACGGATCGGGACAACTCATTTATTACGGGTGTGAGTATGGGGGGGCATGGTGCACTTTGGCTCTTTTTTAACTATCCATCATTTTTTAAAAGTGCTGGTAGCAGTTCGGGAGTTGTCAATCTGAGACATTCGGCTTTCAAGAAGACAAGTCTAGCCCAACATTTAGGTCAATACAGCGATCAAAATCCATTATTCGATCGTTTTAGTGTCATCCATAATGTCCATAAGATCGCTGGGAGTGAAAAGACATTTATTTTTGATTGTGGTACTGAAGATTATCTATATGGGGCCAATAAGTCCCTTCGGGATAGTTGTGATGTACTCAAGATCAAAGCGACTTATATTGCGCAACCCGGCGCTCATACCTCTGGCTACTGGGCCAAAACCATTCCGGTTCATTTCGCTTATTTTAATCGTCTGATCCATTAA
- a CDS encoding sugar-binding domain-containing protein — MKRIIRKLAVLAISSYIGLHTLYAQPGFGIAERVNSDWRFHLGDMEIKAGTEMDRAGWQQVSLPHDWSVKYPLSPNLASATGYLPGGIGWYRKQLTIPAEDQGKKIFIYFEGVYNRSEVFVNGKSVGKRPNGYVSFSYDITPYIEFGKENTIAVRVDHSQSADSRWYTGSGIYRDVWIVKANPMHIDQWGVYAYPEIKGEKGILNTEVTVVNSASASSAIAVEQQLVDMTGRIVAKKTQKVQIGASDKATVQQQLTVSNPKLWSLDQPQQYTLRTIVTQNGQQIDQSEVKTGFRAFTFDANKGFALNGEWMKVKGVCLHHDAGVLGAEVYPEVWRRRLLTLKSLGVNAIRTSHNPQASSLYALCDELGLLVMDEAFDEWEFPKRKWLQGWNFGTPGFQGSYDFFESWGEQDLADMVKRDRNHLSIFAWSIGNEVDYPNDPYSHPILNGEKKEGGFTQASYGGYKKDAPDAMRLGDIAKRLVAVVKKYDKSRAVTAGLAGVAMSNETAYPGALDIAGYNYTESRYQLDHKRFPERVIFGSENRHDLSAWLAVRDNAHIFGQFLWTGIDYLGESGRWPSRGFYSGLLDFAGFVKPRGYYRQSLWSDKPMAYLGTYPLKGGAGATDVWSALESEEGQRKNEAPSMDAWPIWNYQEGQQIRVVCYTNSAQARLELNGKLVGEEKKYDEKTGIIFWDIPYTSGKLEVVGFDNHKKEIIRHAIQSTQRPTAIHATVLGEQDIKSGAIIQIALQLVDANDDPVILSEDEITCDLIGNARLLGMEAGNNADMGDYTDNKQRVYHGKMIAYVQALGQSGDKVDIRFTSPWLKTATIQCLIK, encoded by the coding sequence ATGAAAAGAATAATAAGAAAGTTGGCTGTCTTAGCAATCTCCAGTTATATAGGTCTCCATACCCTATATGCACAGCCGGGGTTTGGCATCGCCGAACGTGTAAACTCAGACTGGCGCTTCCATTTGGGAGATATGGAGATAAAAGCGGGAACGGAAATGGATCGCGCTGGATGGCAGCAGGTGAGTTTGCCGCATGATTGGAGTGTGAAATACCCGTTAAGTCCTAATTTAGCCAGCGCAACAGGATATTTGCCCGGCGGCATAGGATGGTACCGAAAACAATTGACGATACCCGCAGAAGATCAGGGTAAAAAGATTTTTATCTATTTTGAGGGAGTGTACAACCGAAGTGAAGTTTTTGTCAATGGTAAATCTGTTGGCAAAAGGCCCAATGGTTATGTGTCCTTTTCTTACGATATTACGCCATACATTGAATTTGGCAAAGAAAATACCATAGCCGTTAGGGTAGACCATAGCCAAAGCGCCGATTCGCGGTGGTATACAGGGTCTGGGATCTATCGGGATGTATGGATTGTTAAGGCCAATCCGATGCATATCGACCAATGGGGCGTGTACGCCTATCCAGAAATAAAAGGTGAAAAGGGAATTTTAAATACCGAAGTAACTGTGGTCAATAGCGCTTCCGCATCTTCTGCAATTGCAGTCGAGCAGCAGTTGGTTGACATGACAGGGCGTATTGTCGCAAAAAAAACACAGAAAGTACAAATCGGAGCCAGTGATAAGGCAACCGTACAACAGCAGTTGACCGTGTCGAACCCCAAACTATGGAGTTTGGATCAACCCCAACAATATACTTTACGGACAATTGTGACGCAAAATGGCCAGCAGATCGATCAGTCGGAGGTGAAGACCGGTTTCAGAGCATTCACGTTCGATGCGAACAAAGGGTTTGCTTTAAATGGAGAGTGGATGAAGGTAAAAGGAGTGTGTTTGCACCACGACGCAGGCGTATTGGGCGCTGAAGTGTATCCAGAAGTATGGCGTCGACGTCTCCTAACCTTAAAATCACTGGGAGTCAATGCTATTCGTACAAGCCATAATCCGCAGGCATCTTCGTTGTATGCACTATGTGACGAGCTTGGTCTTTTGGTGATGGACGAAGCGTTTGACGAATGGGAATTTCCAAAAAGAAAATGGTTGCAGGGGTGGAATTTTGGTACGCCCGGCTTTCAAGGATCATACGATTTTTTTGAATCTTGGGGAGAGCAGGATCTTGCCGACATGGTCAAAAGAGATCGGAATCACCTTTCAATTTTTGCGTGGAGTATAGGCAATGAAGTGGATTATCCAAATGATCCTTATTCACATCCTATTCTTAACGGAGAAAAGAAAGAGGGTGGCTTTACACAAGCTTCGTATGGGGGCTACAAAAAGGATGCACCCGATGCGATGCGGTTGGGTGATATTGCCAAACGCTTGGTCGCGGTTGTAAAAAAATACGATAAAAGTAGAGCGGTTACGGCAGGGCTTGCAGGTGTAGCAATGTCTAACGAAACCGCCTATCCAGGTGCACTTGACATCGCTGGATACAATTATACAGAAAGCCGCTATCAACTGGATCACAAACGCTTTCCCGAACGCGTCATTTTCGGCAGCGAAAATAGGCATGATCTTTCTGCTTGGTTAGCAGTACGTGACAATGCGCATATTTTTGGTCAATTTCTATGGACTGGGATCGATTATCTCGGCGAATCTGGACGTTGGCCTTCCCGTGGATTCTATTCAGGACTGCTAGATTTTGCGGGATTTGTCAAACCGAGAGGTTATTATCGCCAATCGCTGTGGTCGGACAAACCCATGGCTTACTTAGGTACTTATCCATTGAAGGGAGGGGCAGGAGCAACCGATGTGTGGTCGGCATTGGAGTCGGAGGAAGGACAGCGAAAGAATGAAGCCCCTTCTATGGACGCTTGGCCAATTTGGAATTATCAAGAGGGACAACAAATTCGCGTCGTTTGCTACACCAATAGTGCGCAGGCACGATTAGAACTCAATGGTAAGCTTGTTGGCGAAGAAAAGAAATATGATGAGAAAACAGGTATTATCTTTTGGGATATTCCCTATACTTCGGGCAAATTGGAAGTTGTGGGTTTCGACAATCATAAAAAGGAGATCATCCGTCATGCAATACAGTCAACTCAACGGCCAACGGCGATTCATGCCACCGTACTAGGAGAGCAAGACATAAAATCGGGCGCAATCATTCAAATTGCCTTACAGTTGGTAGATGCCAACGATGATCCCGTAATACTATCAGAAGATGAAATAACCTGCGACCTCATTGGAAATGCACGATTGCTGGGAATGGAAGCAGGAAATAATGCCGACATGGGCGATTATACAGATAACAAACAGCGGGTATATCATGGTAAAATGATTGCTTATGTTCAAGCATTGGGTCAATCTGGCGATAAAGTCGATATAAGGTTCACATCACCGTGGTTAAAAACGGCAACTATACAGTGTCTGATAAAATAA